The Candidatus Nanopelagicales bacterium DNA window GGTCGCGAGCGGTGACCGCGGGTCGTCAGGCTGCATCAACAACGAGACTGGGCAAGGACCAACCGGGCGAGCGGTCTCCTACCCGTCCTCGTCCCCGTGGGTGACCGCCGTTGGTGGAACCCGGATCGTGCTCAACAAGGCAAATCACCGGGTCGCCGAATACGCCTGGAACGATTCGCCGTGGGGAAACGAGACTGCCGGTGGTGGCGGATCCTCGATCCTCTTCGGTAGGCCGAACTGGCAATCGAAGAATGAGACCCACACCAATCGACGCAGTGTCCCCGATCTCAGTGCGCACGCCTCGGGAGCACCGGGTTGGCTCGTGTTCGGGGTTGGGGTGGTGTCTGGGACCAGTGCGGCGACTCCGCTGGTCGCCAGTGGTGTCGCGCTGCTCAACGAGGAGCTGGCACGCAAGGGTCAGGCGCCGATGGGACCGCTCAACCCGTGGCTCTACCAACTACCGCGCAGAGCGACGTTCGACATTACGAAGGGCAACACGGATCTGCACAACAACGGCTGTTGTACCGCTAGGAAGGGCTACGACCAGGCGACTGGCATCGGCTCACCGAATTTCAGNNNNNNNNNNNNNNNNNNNNNNNNNNNNNNNNNNNNNNNNNNNNNNNNNNNNNNNNNNNNNNNNNNNNNNNNNNNNNNNNNNNNNNNNNNNNNNNNNNNNAGAGCAGCCAGTCCAGCCCAGGCGGCAATGGCGCCGATCCGTTTGCGGGCACGGCCGAAACCACCGCCTACTGACGATTGCCGCCCGTGTAGCTCCTCGTCAGCGGCGGCGACCAGCGCAGCCATCGAGAACTGCGTCCCGAAGGCGATGAGGTACGCCATGACGACGAGCAGCACCAAGCCAGCCAGCCAGGGCGCGCCCTCTTCCGTGCCGCTGGCCATCAACACCACGGCGGGAACGCCCAGGATCAGGATCAGAACGACCCCGATTGCGAAGGCAACCACCGGGAACACCAGGAAGTAACGGTTCTCCTTGACCAGCGTCCAGCACTGGCCGGTAACCGATTTGCTCTGTGCCCATGAACTCATGGCCACATGGTCCCGCAGCGGCGGCGTGCGCGCTCAACGCCGCGCTCACGCGGGCACGAATCGACTAGCTGCGGCGACGACCGATCACCCAGTAAGCGATGGGGCCGACCGGTTGCACGACGCACGCCGCCACCCACATCAACTTGGGGCCTCGGACCTCGGCGCGATCACGCCGGGCCAAGTCCACCAGTGAGACGGTCGTGAGAATGGCCTCGAGCGCACCACCCACGATGATCAGTTGCTGCTGGCGTGACGTGAGGTCCTGCCATTGCTTCTTGTCGCTTTGTCCCATGGCGGCTATTCAACTCCTCGCTGCCCGGTTGCGATACCCCGGAATGGCCAAACCTGTACGGCACACACTGGCATCGACGCGTTATCTTTTGGTCACCAATCTGTCGGGAGCGGCCTCAAGACCAGTTCGGAGAATCCAATGGAGAAGGTATTCGAGATCTACATCCGCACCACCCCCGACCGACTTTGGAACGCAATCACCGATCCGGAGATCCGGGCCAAATACAACTTCGGTGCCCGCCTCATCTCCGACTGGACCGAGGGCTCCTCGTTCCAGATGTCCGTACCAGGCATGGACCGACCACTCGGTAAAGGCGAGATCCTTGAGGTTGATCCACCCTGGCGGCTGGTGCAGTCGATGACCGCGCTGTGGTCCGACGACGCTGAGGCGGAGGGAACCTCCCGCATCACGTGGGAGATCGAGCAGGTTGAGGACTCGTGTCGGCTAGTCGTCACCCACGATCAATTGCGCGACGGTGCGAACGAGGAACTCTACGGCGGCTGGCCGATGATCCTGTCCGGACTCAAGACATGGTTGGAAACCGGTGAGCTGCTGACGACGCCCGGCTCCCTGATGTACAAGAGCGCGGAGCGATAGCGCTGTTTGCCCAAGGGCCCGGCACGCCGGGTGACACTAGTGATCGCGCCAAATTGGCCCGCCGATCCACCAATCCACCGGGACCTACGCTACGAATGACTGTCAGAGGACGTATGCAACGAACGCGATTGGGGTGAGGACGCAGTGACTGTCATCCCGTTCGAGTCCCAGCCGGTCAGCGCGAGCGAGCCCGACGTGATTACCGAGTTGTTGGTCGCGACGTCACTCGGGGACGAGGACGCGTTCCGCAAGCTGTACGACGTCATGGCGGGATCGGTGTTCGGCCTCGTGAGGCGTGTTCTGCGCGATCCAGCGCAAAGCGAAGAGGTCGCCCAAG harbors:
- a CDS encoding PLDc_N domain-containing protein, whose product is MGQSDKKQWQDLTSRQQQLIIVGGALEAILTTVSLVDLARRDRAEVRGPKLMWVAACVVQPVGPIAYWVIGRRRS
- a CDS encoding S53 family peptidase, producing MSFGQGAKAYGIDSLRGRSNASTRGDIRTRPPIGVIAQGSGYSNAFVREARACLGFNASAHRVETDGVRQLASGDEGNLDVQMVLGTLARGYRVPVFESTGVMTNFLAPVAALDSTAPPQVLTNSYGQCEREVTPPARRLTESVYLRLALIGTSVLVASGDRGSSGCINNETGQGPTGRAVSYPSSSPWVTAVGGTRIVLNKANHRVAEYAWNDSPWGNETAGGGGSSILFGRPNWQSKNETHTNRRSVPDLSAHASGAPGWLVFGVGVVSGTSAATPLVASGVALLNEELARKGQAPMGPLNPWLYQLPRRATFDITKGNTDLHNNGCCTARKGYDQATGIGSPNF